Below is a genomic region from Paraburkholderia sp. BL23I1N1.
CGCGTCACCGCACAAGGGGTCGCCAACGCCGGCGCCCCGAGCGCGACTTCGCAACTCTCGGCGCGCCGATTGCGCGACGCGTTGCACGCGCTGGTCGGCTTGCGTCTTTCGCTGTTTCCGGCCACGCTAGTCACGCCGACGCCGCCCGAACCGGAGGCCGCCGCCTGATGCGCCCGTCTCACAACCCGATCCACCTCTTTCCCGGTTCCCGCGATGATCGGTGAAATCGATATCTTCGGCGTGTTCGTGCCGGCCGTGCTCGTGCTGATGTTCGTCGCCTATCTGATCAACCTGGCCATCCGCACGGTGCTCGCGCGCGTCGGTTTTTACCGCTTCGTCTGGCACCGTTCCATCCTCGATCTCGGCATCTATGTGCTGGTGCTGGGCCTTGTCGTCGTTGTTTCGCACAGACTAATAACGTGAAAAAAACCTGGTTCTCCGTCGGTCAAATCCTGCTGACCCTGATCGTCGTCGTGGTGGCAGCCTTCGTGCTGTGGAAACTGGTCGCCTATTACATGTTCGCCCCGTGGACCCGCGACGGCCACGTGCGCGCCGACGTGATCCAGGTCGCGCCGGATATCTCTGGGCTGATCTCGTCGGTCGAGGTGGCCGACAACCAGCAGGTCAAGCAAGGCCAGGTGCTGTTCGTGATCGACCAGGCCCGCTATGCGCTCGCTCTGCGTCAGGCTCAGGCCACCGCGCAGCAACGCCGCGCCACGCTCGATCAGGCGCGCCGCGAAGACGTGCGCAATCGCAAGCTCGGCAACCTCGTCGCCGCGGAGGTCGCCGAAGAAAGCCGCTCGCGTGTCGAAACGGCGGAAGCCGCACTCGCCGATGCGAACGTCGCGATCGATACCGCCAGGCTCAATCTGCAACGCACCACGATCGTGAGTCCGGTCGACGGTTATCTGAACGACCGCGCGCCGCGTACCGGAGAGTTCGTCTCGGCGGGCCGGGCGGTGCTGGCGGTGGTGGATATGCATTCGTTCCGCGTCGACGGTTATTTCGAAGAAACCAAGATGCGCGGCATCGACATCGGTCAGCGAGTCGATATCCAGGTGATGGGCGAGCCGAAGGTGCTGCGCGGTCACGTGCAAAGCATCGTCGCGGGGATTGAAGATCGCGACCGCACGCAAGGATCGAATCTGCTGCCGAACGTGAATCCGGCGTTCAGTTGGGTGCGGCTCGCGCAGCGGATTCCCGTGCGCGTTGCGCTCGACGAAGTTCCCGCCGACTTCCGCCTGATCGCCGGACGCACGGCGACGGTGTCGGTGCGCGATCTGTCGCCGACCGGCAAGCCGCGTCCGGCTGCGGGCGCTTCGGGCGCGGTGGATGCGTCGTCGGCTTCGGCTACGTCTGCTGCTTCTGTTGCGCAACCGGCATCTGCTGCCGTCATCTCGGGCGCCTCGCAATGAAGCTGCCGCGCGCCCTGCCCTTATTGCCGCTCTTGCCATTAGCCGTCGCGCTCAGCGGCTGCATGAACGTCGGCCCCAATTACGCGTTGCCGAAGCAGGCGTTGGTCAACGCCCCGCTCGCCAATGCGCCGATTGAAGGCGCCGACGCCAGGCTGACCACGCGGCAGAACGTGCCCGCGGTCTGGTGGAAGCTCTACGACGATCCGGTGCTGAACAACCTCGTCGACGAAGCGCTGCAATCAAATACTGACTTGCGCGTCGCGGCGGCGAACCTCGCGCGTTCGCGCGAAGCGCTGGGTGTGGCTCAGGCGCAGGGCGGCTTCTCCGGCAAGACGTCGGCGGTCGTCGAACGCGCGCAGGAATCGGCCGAGCAGTATCTGCTCTTCAACAAACTACCCGTCGCTAACGAAGGCGACATCGGTATCAGCATCTCGTACGAAATCGATCTGTTCGGCAAGCTTCGGCGTGGCGTCGAAGCGGCGTCGGCGGATACGGAATCCGTGCAGGCGGCCGGCGACCTCGCGCGGATCACGGTGGTTGCGGATGTGGTGCGCTCTTACGTCGAGCAATGCTCGGCCGCCGATGAACTCAGGATCGCGCAGCAGTCCCTGGCATTGCAGAAGCAGCGCGTGGATGTGTCACGACGCCTGCGCGACGCGGGCCGCGGCAATCAGCCCGATGTCACGCGTGGCCAGACCCAGGTCGATACCCTGGCGGCGGATATTCCCCGCTACACGGCGCGCCGCCAGATCGCGCAATACCGGCTCGCGGCGCTGCTCGCCCGCGCACCGTCCGATTTGCCGCCGGCCGTGCTGGCCTGCAGCAGGCTGCCGGAAATCCGTCAGCCGATTCCGGTCGGCGACGGCGCCGCGCTGCTCAAGCGCCGTCCGGACGTGCGCGAGGCCGAGCGTCAACTGGCGGCTTCGACGGCGCGCATCGGCGTCGCAACGGGTGCGTTGTATCCGACTGTGAGCATCGGTGCATCGGCGGGTTTGACCGGGATTCTGGAAGACCTCGGCACGCAGCCGACAGCGCGCTGGGCCTTCGGTCCGCTGATCAGCTGGACCTTCCCGACGAATGGCGCACGCGGCCGCGTGCGCGAAGCGGAAGCGTCGAGCAACGTCGCGCTGGCCAAGTTCGACGGCGTGGTGCTGACCGCGTTGCGCGAAACCGAAACCAGCCTCGCGACCTATGCCTCCGACTCCGCACGCGCCGACGCGTTGCGTGCCGCGTTGAAATCGGCCACGGAGTCGGCGGATGAAACGCATCAGCTGTATCTTGCCGGCCGCGAGTCCTTCATTTCGGATCTGGATGCAACCCGCACGCTCACTTCGACGAAGTCTCAGGTAGCGGCCGCGGAAGGTCAGGTGGCGATCGATCAGGTCAACCTGTTCCTCGCGCTCGGCGGCGGCTGGGAGACCGACGCGCGGACGACGCCTGGGGCAGCGGTGTCTAGCGCTGCGACGCCCGGGGCTGCGGTGGCACCACCGGCCAAGGCCGTGCCGACGGCGGCCACCAAAGCACCCTGACTGACGTTTCGATCGACTCCTGTGTTGCAGGCTTACGTCCGCCATCTGTGCCTGTCGCGTTCGGGTAAATCTCTATTATTGACAAGCTTTCTTTTACCTTTCAATTCAGGTTAAATACGAGCCTCAACTCCACGTTACGAGGTCACGTATGTCGAATTTCATGCAAGGCGCAGCCACATTGGGCGGCTGTATCGGCGTTTTTACGGTAGTCGTCGCGGTCATGGAGATGCTGGCGAACTGAGCCCGATTCACTCGCGACCAACCCGCTCCCAGGCACCTGTGCCTAAGCGGGCCGCCGCTTCGCGGCCGCCTGGTGAATCGCGGCCCGCACCCTCGGATACGTGCCGCAACGGCACACGATGTTAGACATCGCCGCGTCGATGTCCGCATCGGTGGGATTGGGCTTCTGCTTGAGCAGCGCGCAGGCGGCCATAAGCTGCGCGCTTTGGCAATAGCCGCACTGCACCACGTCGAGATCGATCCACGCCGCTTTGAGCGCGTGCGCTTCCGCGCCCTGCACGCCTTCAATGGTCGTGATCTTCTGCAAGTGCAAGCTCGACATAGGCGTCTGGCAGGCGAGGCTCGCCTTGCCGTCCAGATGAATCGTGCATGCGCCGCAAATGCCCACGCCGCAGCCAAACTTGGTGCCGGTCATGCCGAGGTCACAGCGCAGTATCCACAGGAGTGGCATATCCGGTTCTGCTGTCACGGCCACCGCCCGGCCGTTGATGTTTAGCGATCCCATGCTTGTCTCCGTCAATCCGATGCTTTTATGCGAGCCTCAACGGCAGCTTGCGCAAGCGTTGGCCGGTCAGCGCAAACACCGCGTTGGCCACCGCCGGTGCGACCGGCGGCACGCCCAGTTCGCCGACGCCCTGCGGGTGCATCCCGCTCGGCATGATGTCGGTTTCGATCACCGGACAATCGTTCATCCGCACGACGGGGAAATCGACGAAGTTCTTCTGCGTCACCACGCCGCCTTCGATGGTGATTTCGTCCTGCAACGCAGTCGAGAGTCCGAATACGATGCCACTCTCCATCTGCTGACGAATCAGGTTGGGATTCACCGGCAGTCCGCAGTCGATCACGCAGACCACTCGGTGCACGCGTATCTGTTTGTCCGGACCGACCGATACTTCAGCAACCTGCGCGACGACGCTGCCAAACGCTTCGTGCAGCGCAACGCCGCGTGCCCGCCGGGTGCCGTAGGCGGCATGCGTCATGGGATGCCGCCAATCCGATAAAGCTTCAACACGCCTTAACACCGCCAGATGGCGCGGATGCTGCGCGAGCAGCGACGCGCGAAACGCAATCGGGTCCTGGCCGGCAGCGACGGCGACTTCGTCGGTAAAACACTCGGTGAAAAACGCCTGATGCGAATGGCCGACCGATCGCCAGAATCCAACCGGCACCGGCAATTCGACGATCTTGTGCGCCACGCGCGCGGTGGGCCATTCGTAGGGCTGATCGAACGCCCCCTCGCACGTGGTCTTGTCGATCGGCATGCGCGGCACGCCGTAGTAACGCACGAGCGATTCCGGCACGATCGCCTGACTCGCGGACGTGGCATGCCACGCGACCAGCTTGCCGTCTTTGTCCAGACCGGCCTTGAGTCGCGACACACACGCTGGCCGATAGAAATCGTGGGTGAAATCCTGCGCACGCGACCAGATCGTTTGCACCGGACGACCGCCGCCCTCGCGCGCAATCGCCGCGGCTTGCGCGATGAAATCGAGTTCGAGACGTCGCCCGAAAGCGCCGCCGAGCAGTTGTGTTTGCACGTCGACCTTGTCGGCGTCGATGTCCAGCACTTTCGCAACGTGCCGCCGCGCGAGGGTCGGCATCTGCGTCGAGACCCAGACGGTGGCCGCGCCGTCCGCGACCTGCACCGTGCAATTCACCGGTTCGACCGCGCCATGCGCGAGGTACGGAGCGTGGTACTCGGCGCTGAGGGTTCGCGCCGCGCGGCTCAATGCGGCGTCGACGTCGCCGCGATCGTAGTAGGCGTGGCCGTCGCTGTCGTCCAGCGCTTGGGCAAGTTGGGTGTCCACGCCTGCGCTCGACAGATTCGCTGCAGCCCCGTCATTCCACGCCACGTTGATGGCGCTGACTGCGTTCATCGCGCGAAATGCGTTGTCCGCGATCACCGCGACGCCGCCGCTGCCACCTGCGTACGGCGCTAACGCGAAGGCCTTGATGAAACCCGGCATGGTCCTGGCAGACGAAGCGTCGAAATGCGCTACCGTGCCGCCCAGCGTGGGGCACATCACCACGCTTGCATAGATGAGACCGTCGGGTAGCGCGTCAATGCCGAAGCGCGCCGTGCCGTTAATTTTCGATGCGGCTTCGATACGCCGCATCGGCTTGCCAATCAATTTGAAGTCCGCAGGATCTTTCAGCGCGACCTTGCGGGGCAGCGGTTGCTGTGCGGCCAGCGTGGACAGTTCACCGAAACTCGCCTTGTGGCCTGATGCGTGCAGCACATAGCCACTTTCCGTACGGCATTCACCAGCTGGCACCTTCCATTGCGCGGCCGCCGCGCCGATCAGCATCGCGCGCGCCGAGGCGCCTGCCTCGCGCATCGGCACCCATAGATCGTTGATGCTCGACGAACCGCCCGTCATCATCGTGCCGGCGTCGCGCACCAGCTTGCTGGTCATCCAGACCGTGGCGCGCTTGACCGTGCTGTCGTCGTCCGGACGAAACGGCAGATCGTCGATGACGTTCTGCACGCTGTTGTAAATCTTGTCGATCGGCGAGTTTTCGACGCGAACCTGCGACCAGTCGGCGTCGAGTTCTTCGGCCAGCAGCATGGCGAGGCCGGTGTGAATGCCCTGCCCCATTTCCGCTTTGCACATCATGATCGTGACGGTGTTGTCGGCGGAGATTTTGACCCAGCCGTTGAGTGCGGCCTGGTTGCCTTCTTCCGGCAGCGGCGTGGAAGTGGTCAGGCGCTGCCCCGGTGGCAGCACCGACCAGCCGACCAGTAACGCACCGAGCGCGCTGGCGCCGCCTAGCAGGAAGGTTCTGCGCTTTAGCATCGTGTGACTCGATCAGCTTGCGCGGTGGCGGGGAAGCTGTGAAAGCGCGGCCAGGCGCGGGGGTTTGCTTCGTCGGAACAGTAATAAGACGGAAGAGCGAGTGTGGGACTGAAAGCCAGCGGTTCAGTCGATCTGTGCGGCGCTGGCGGAACGGGCAGGTGCGTGCCGTACGTCAGTTCATTTAATGTTATTCGTCGCGTGGCGGCACGCTGCAGTGCAACTGGCCTGAACGGAGAGAAATGCAGGAGATGGCGGATTTTTGCTAGCGGGCCAAGTCACCGATTACCTTTCTAAACAAATTCTTATCCAGCCTTGTGCATGATGGGGCAGAACTGACCAATCCCGCGGTAGCCCCTGCAAGGCAGAACCGGATCTGGCGACCAAGCGCTATCGAGACTTGAAAGAGGTAAAGCCATGAGCAACCAAACATATTCGAGCGTCTGGGACGCCATCGAAGACACGCCTGAACAGGCGCAAAACATGAAACTTCGCTCGGTCTTGATGATGGCACTCAAGGACCACATCACCCGTGCCGGAATGAGCCAGGCAGAAGCCGCACAGCATTTCTGTGTCACCCAGCCACGCGTGTCCGATCTCATGCGCGGCAAGATCATCTGTTCGCGCTCGATGCATTGGTCAATATGGCGGCAGCGGCGAACATGCGTATCGAGCCTTGTCCGTCAAGGCTCGATACGCTCGGGCGCTGAACGCACCCGGAATCATCCACTCCCCCGAATCATCTCAATCAACGCCCTCAGTCCCGCCGGCACATGGCGGCGCCCCGGATAGTAAAGACACAGCCCGTCGAACGGCGGCGTCCAATCCTCCAGCACGCGCTGCAATGTGCCCGCTTCCAGGTCCGCGGCCACGTTCCATTCGGTCATATACGCCAACCCAAAGCCCTTGCGGGCCGCCTCCATCACCAGCGACGGTTCATCGAGCGTCAGCATGCCCTGCACGTCCACACTGGTCGCTTCGCCCCGTCGCTCGAACTCCCAGTGATAAATGCGTCCGCTCGGCATACGCAGCCGGATACAGCGGTGCGCTCGCAAATCGTCTGGCGTGCGCGGCTTCGGATGATCGACGAAATAAGCTGGACTCCCAACTACCGCAAAGCGCTGCGGCTGGTTGAACGGCACGGCGATCATGTCCTGCGGCACGGAATCGGCCAGACGAATGCCGGCGGCAAAGCCCTCCACCACGAGGTCGATCATGCGCCCCTCGGTGACGAGATCCAGCTTCATCTCCGGATAGCGGCGCAGGTATTCAAGCAGGAAAGGCATCACTTGCCGCGCCGCGCCTGCCGACGAGTTGATGCGCAGCGTGCCCGCCGGTGTGTCGCGATAGCTGCCGGCCTGCTCGATGGCCACGCGTATGGTCGATAAAGCGGGCGCCACGCTGTCGACGAATTGCGCGCCCGCTTCTGACAGCGACACGCTGCGCGTCGTGCGGTTGAAAAGCCGCACGCCGATGCGCGCCTCCAACGCCGCAATAGCATGACTGAGCGCCGACGTCGACACGCTGAGTTCCGTCGCCGCCGCGCGGAAGCTGCGGTGGCGTGCCACAGCCAGCACGCCTTCCAGTTCGCTCAAACCGGGCGTTTTCATTATCCCATCCTGCTCAACGAATCATCCTTGATTATATGGCTAGTCAGCCTAATCCATTGAGCCTATCTTCGCGGCAAGACAACTTCCAGGTAGGAGCTTTCATGCAGCAAATCGACAAGGTTTATATCGACGGCGAGTTCGTTACGCCGCACGGCGAGGAGTGGTTCGATCTTCACAACCCGGCTAAGGAAACCGTAATCGGCAAGGTGCGTCTGGCCGACGCGGAAGACGCCCGTCGCGCGATCGCCGCCGCCAAACGCGCCTTCCCGGCCTTTTCCCGCACCAGCAAAGAAGAACGGATTGCGCTGCTCGAGCGCATGCACGACGTCGTTCAAGCGAGAGAAGACGACCTCTTCGAAGCGATCGTCGATGAATACGACGCGCCGGTGTCACGCGCGCGCTGGATGGCAAAACATGCGGCCGACGTGCTGGCGAACGTCATCAAGGTCTTGCGGACCTATGATTTCACGCGCCGCGCCGGCACCGCCGACGTCGTCATGCAACCGCTCGGCGTCGCCGGTCTGATCACGCCGTGGAATAGCAATGGCGGTTTTATCTGCGGAAAACTGGCGGCGGCGATTGCAGCGGGCTGCACCGCCGTCATCAAGCCGAGCGAGATGAGCGCGATCCAGACGCAGATCATCACCGAGGCATTGCACGAAGCGGGTTTGCCGGCGGGCGTCTTCAATATCGTGACGGGTCGCGGCGAGACCGTTGGTGCGGAAATCAGCGCGCATCCGGACGTGGCGAAGATTTCTTTCACGGGCTCGACGGCTGTCGGCAAGACGATTCTGCGCACCGGTGCCGAGACATTGAAGCGCGTCACGTTGGAATTGGGCGGCAAATCGCCGATGCTCATACTCGACGACGCCGATTTCGCCGAAGCGGTGCCGTTGGCGCTCCAGGCCGGCTTCATGAATAGCGGCCAGGCGTGCATCGCCGGCACGCGCATTCTGGTGCCGCAAAGCCGTCTCGCGGAATTCGAAGCGCGCATACGCGATGAAGTGGCCCGCGTACAAGCCGGCGATCCGCGCGACCCGGTTACGCAGATCGGCCCGATGGTCAGCGCCAAGCAATGGGAACGTGCACAGCGCTATATCCGAATCGGCATCGACGAAGGCGCCAGACTGATCGCCGGCGGCGAAGGCCGCCCGGACGGTTTGCAGAGCGGCTGGTTCGTGCGGCCCACCGTATTTAGCGGCGTTAGCAACGACATGACGATTGCCCGCGAGGAGATTTTTGGGCCGGTGCTGTCGATCATCGCGTATCGCGACACCGACGAAGCCGTCGCCATTGCCAACGACACGAGTTACGGTTTGCAAGCGTACGTGCTTTCAACCGACGCAGCGCGTGCTCGCGCGGTCGCCGCGCGTTTCGATGCAGGGCGCGTGATGGTCAACACACTGGCGCACGAACCGGCCGCGCCGTTCGGCGGATTCAAGCAATCGGGTATCGGACGCGAATATGGCACGTTCGGACTGGAAGCCTTCATGGAGCCGAAGTCCCTTCTCGGCGTGAACTGAACAAGGCTTTAGCAACGTTGCGTGTCTGATTGCGCAGCGGGAGGTGCGTCACGCGTTCGCCAGACGCACCTCCCCCTCATCACCGCCGGTTCGACCCCGACACCACATCGATCCACACAGCCAGCACCAGAATGCTGCCTTTCACGATCATCTGCCAGTACGCGTCCACGTCGAGCATCGACATGCCGTTATCCAGGCTCGCCATCACCAACGCGCCGATCAACGCGCCGTAGACCGTTCCGGAGCCACCACGCATCGACGTGCCGCCGATAAAGCACGCGGCGATCGCGTCGAGTTCGCCCATCGATCCCGCCGATGGCGAGCCAGCCGCGAGCCGCGCCGTATTAACGATCCCGGCGAACGCGCACATCAACCCCATCAGCGCGAAAATGGCCAGCTTCACGCGATTCGTATTCACGCCGGAGAGCCGCGTCGCTTCCAGGTTGGAACCCACCGCATAGATGCGTCGCCCGAACACGGTCTGCGTCGCGATCCACGTGAAAATACCCAGCAACGCGAGCAGCAGCAGAACCGGCACGGGAATCCCACCATAACGATCGAGCGTGGCGACAAACGCGGCCAGAATCACGCCCGCACCGACCACCTTCACGACGTCCTGCCAGATCGGCACGACGCGCAACTTATAACGCTCGCGGTTGCTTCGTTGCCGCACCGTGAGAAAGGCGAGCACCACAAACAGCACGACGGCAAGCGTATCGCCCGCAAGACGCGGCAGATAGCCCTGACCGACAAACACGAAACTGTCTGAAACCGGCGCAATCGTCGAACCACCTGTAACGCCGAGCAGAATGCCGCGATACGCGAGCATGCCGCCCAGGCCGACAATGAACGACGGCACACGCCGGTATGTCGACCACCATCCGTTGAACATGCCGACTAGCACGCCGAGCAGCATCACCACCGGCACGGTCACGCCGATCGGCCAGTGGCGGTTCACATCGAGAATCGCCGCGACACCGCCAAGCAGACCCAGCAACGACCCGACCGACAGATCGATTTCACCCGCGATGATCACGAACACCATGCCGCACGCGAGCATGCCGGTAATCGACATCTGCCGCAGCAGGTTCGACAGATTGCGCGGCGTCACAAACGCGCCGTGCGTCAGGAAGGAAAAGAAAATCCAGATCACGGCCACGGCGATCAGCAACGCGAGAATCTTGTAGCGCGCGAACAGTTGCTGAATGCGCTGCCGGCCACCGAATGCGCCTCGCGATACGGCGCCTTCTGCGGATTGGGAAGTGACGTCGGGAGTCATGCGGCACTCGCTGTGGTTGGTGCGGTTGACGCGGGTGGGTTTAAGGATCGCTGCACAGGACGGATCGCAGCGCTGAGAATATCCTCTTGCGTCAGGCCGTCGTTGACGAAATCGCCGCGCAATTCGCCTTCGCCGATCACCAGCACGCGATCGCTGATGCCAAGCACTTCGGGTAATTCGGACGACACCATCACAATCGACATGCCGCGCTGTGCCAGCTGAAAAATCAATTTGTAGATTTCGAATTTCGCGCCGACGTCGACACCTCGCGTCGGTTCGTCGAGGATCAGCACTTTCGGGTCGGTCAGCAGCATGCGCGTCAGCACGGCCTTCTGCTGATTGCCGCCCGACAAGCTCGCAATAGACAACATCGGATTCGCGGCGCGCACTGAAAGCCGCTTCATCTCCGTGTGAATCGTATCGAGTTCCGCGGCGGAATCGATCCGCCCCCCCTTCGCGAAGCGTTGCAACACCGCAAGCGTGATGTTGTGGCCGACACTCAGCCCCGGCACGATGCCGTGACGCTTTCGATCTTCCGGCACCATGCCGATGCCGGCGCGAATCGCGTCGACGGGCGCGCGGATTTTCAACGGCTTGCCTTCCATCAACACGGTCGCTTCGCTCACACCGGGATACGCGCCGAAGATCGCCTGCATCAGCTCCGTACGCCCTGCACCGACCAAACCGGCAACGCCGAGAATCTCACCGCGTCGCAACGTAAACGACACATCGTTCACACGCTTGCGGCGCGGATTGGTGACATCGAAACAGGTCACGTGGCGCGCTTCGAAGATCACGTCGCCGATCGGATGCGCTTCACGCGGAAACAGGTTCTTGATCTCGCGGCCCACCATCAAGGAGATGATGCGATCCGTGGTTAGCGCGCGCATGGGCTCGGTCGCGACGTGGCGGCCGTCGCGAATCACGCTGATGGTGTCGCACACGGCTGCGACTTCGTCGAGCTTGTGCGAAATATACACGCAGGCAACGCCGCGCCGTTTCAGATCGCGCACAATATCCAGCAGGATATGTATCTCAGTCGCGGTCAGCGACGACGAAGGTTCATCCAGGATCAACAGTTTCGCGCGCTTGTTCAGCGCCTTCGCGATCTCGATCAGTTGCTGGTGGCCGCCGCCGTAATTCATCACGGGTTGCGCCGAGTTGATTCCGCTGATGCCGAGTTCGCGCAGCAGTTCATCGGCGCGCTGGTACATCGCGGCGTAATTCATTCTGCCGCCGGGCAGCGTGATCTCGTTGCCGAGAAAGATATTCTCCGCGACCGAAAGCTCAGGCACCAGCATCAACTCCTGGTGGATGATGATGATGCCCGCGCGTTCCGTGTCCTTGATGCTCGCCGCCTTCAGCGGTTCGCCTTCCCAGATTATTTCGCCATCCCAGGTGCCGTGGGGATAGACACCGGACAGCACTTTCATCAGCGTCGATTTGCCCGCGCCGTTTTCTCCGCACAAGCCCACGCACTCGCCTGGCGCCACCGCCAGGTCGATGCCATCGAGCGCCTTCACGCCGGAAAACGCTTTGACGATGCCGCGCATCGTCAGTAAGGGTTGCGTCATTCGCTATGCCTCGCTGCAAGGCGCGCGGTGGCGCCGATGTGCCTGGCGCCTGCCCGGCACACCGGCTTGAACCGCACACACGTTACGCTCATTGGCTCGCGAGCTGGGCCTGGGTATAGAAGCCGTCCTTGACGACCACATCAACATTGCTCTTGGTGAGCAACGTGGGTTGCAGGAGCACCGTGTCAACCTTCTTCTTGCCGTTGTCGTACTGTGCATTGAAGGACGGCTTCTCACCCTTCGCAAGTGCGACGGAGAGTTTCGCCGCTTCACCCGCGATCAGTTTCAGCGGTTTGTACACGGTCATGGTTTGCGTGCCGGCGATCACGCGCTTCACTGCCGCCAGATCGGCATCCTGACCCGACACCGGCACTTTGCCCGCCATGTGCTGCGCGGCAAGCGCCTGGATCGCGCCGCCCGCGGTGCCGTCGTTCGACGCGACGATGGCGTCGATCTTGTTGTTGTTCGCCGTGAGCGCATCTTCAACGATACGCAGCGCGGTTGACGCGCTCCACTCCGGCACCCACTGCTGACCGACGATCTTGATATCGCCCTTGTCCATCGCGGGCTTCAACACTTTTAGCTGGCCTTCACGCAGCATCTTCGCGTTGTTGTCGGTCGGCGCGCCACCGAGCAGGAAGTAGTTGCCCTTCGGTTGCGCGTTGTAGACACCTTGCGCTTGCAGTTCGCCGACCTTCTCGTTGTCGAACGAGATGTAGGCATCCACGTCGGCGTCGAGAATCAGGCGGTCATACGAGACGACCTTGATGCCCGCCTTCTTGGCTTCGGCGACCACATTGCCGAGCGTCTTCGAATTGAACGGCACGATTACTATCACGTCCACGCCGCGCGAGATCAGGTTTTCGATTTGCGAAATCTGTCGCTCTTCGCTCGCATCGGCGGATTGCACCGATACTTTGGCGCCGAGTTTCTCTGCTGCTGCAACGAAATAATCGCGATCGCGCGACCAGCGTTCGACACGCAGATCGTCGATACAGAAACCAATTTCCGGATGATCCTTGCTTGCATGCGCGAGCGGCGCGACAAGCGAAAGGCTGGCGAGCATCGCTCCACACACGAGCGAACTCAGTACGGTACGACGCGTTGCGAATTTCATGTCTCACTCCTTGTTCTGATAGCCGGAATACCGGATTGGACGGTCTGCGCTGCGAGCCACAGAGCCGGACAAGCGACAACCCAAAGCTTCTCTATTCGCGCGGTCAGCGTGGCCGCGCGATTTTTATGCCTTACCGGGTGCCCTGTTTTGGGCGTGACTTCGTGACTGCCTTTTAGCGCCTGCTGTATATCGCCTGATTCACAACGTTTTCCAGTTGCTCCTGCCGGCCACTTGCGTGCTGCGGATTCAGGCCGCGTGTCAATGCATCCGAGGCCAATGTCGATAGCGAATAATCGCCTTTGAGA
It encodes:
- a CDS encoding aldehyde dehydrogenase family protein, giving the protein MQQIDKVYIDGEFVTPHGEEWFDLHNPAKETVIGKVRLADAEDARRAIAAAKRAFPAFSRTSKEERIALLERMHDVVQAREDDLFEAIVDEYDAPVSRARWMAKHAADVLANVIKVLRTYDFTRRAGTADVVMQPLGVAGLITPWNSNGGFICGKLAAAIAAGCTAVIKPSEMSAIQTQIITEALHEAGLPAGVFNIVTGRGETVGAEISAHPDVAKISFTGSTAVGKTILRTGAETLKRVTLELGGKSPMLILDDADFAEAVPLALQAGFMNSGQACIAGTRILVPQSRLAEFEARIRDEVARVQAGDPRDPVTQIGPMVSAKQWERAQRYIRIGIDEGARLIAGGEGRPDGLQSGWFVRPTVFSGVSNDMTIAREEIFGPVLSIIAYRDTDEAVAIANDTSYGLQAYVLSTDAARARAVAARFDAGRVMVNTLAHEPAAPFGGFKQSGIGREYGTFGLEAFMEPKSLLGVN
- a CDS encoding sugar ABC transporter permease; this encodes MTPDVTSQSAEGAVSRGAFGGRQRIQQLFARYKILALLIAVAVIWIFFSFLTHGAFVTPRNLSNLLRQMSITGMLACGMVFVIIAGEIDLSVGSLLGLLGGVAAILDVNRHWPIGVTVPVVMLLGVLVGMFNGWWSTYRRVPSFIVGLGGMLAYRGILLGVTGGSTIAPVSDSFVFVGQGYLPRLAGDTLAVVLFVVLAFLTVRQRSNRERYKLRVVPIWQDVVKVVGAGVILAAFVATLDRYGGIPVPVLLLLALLGIFTWIATQTVFGRRIYAVGSNLEATRLSGVNTNRVKLAIFALMGLMCAFAGIVNTARLAAGSPSAGSMGELDAIAACFIGGTSMRGGSGTVYGALIGALVMASLDNGMSMLDVDAYWQMIVKGSILVLAVWIDVVSGSNRR
- the xylG gene encoding D-xylose ABC transporter ATP-binding protein, translating into MTQPLLTMRGIVKAFSGVKALDGIDLAVAPGECVGLCGENGAGKSTLMKVLSGVYPHGTWDGEIIWEGEPLKAASIKDTERAGIIIIHQELMLVPELSVAENIFLGNEITLPGGRMNYAAMYQRADELLRELGISGINSAQPVMNYGGGHQQLIEIAKALNKRAKLLILDEPSSSLTATEIHILLDIVRDLKRRGVACVYISHKLDEVAAVCDTISVIRDGRHVATEPMRALTTDRIISLMVGREIKNLFPREAHPIGDVIFEARHVTCFDVTNPRRKRVNDVSFTLRRGEILGVAGLVGAGRTELMQAIFGAYPGVSEATVLMEGKPLKIRAPVDAIRAGIGMVPEDRKRHGIVPGLSVGHNITLAVLQRFAKGGRIDSAAELDTIHTEMKRLSVRAANPMLSIASLSGGNQQKAVLTRMLLTDPKVLILDEPTRGVDVGAKFEIYKLIFQLAQRGMSIVMVSSELPEVLGISDRVLVIGEGELRGDFVNDGLTQEDILSAAIRPVQRSLNPPASTAPTTASAA
- the xylF gene encoding D-xylose ABC transporter substrate-binding protein, whose amino-acid sequence is MKFATRRTVLSSLVCGAMLASLSLVAPLAHASKDHPEIGFCIDDLRVERWSRDRDYFVAAAEKLGAKVSVQSADASEERQISQIENLISRGVDVIVIVPFNSKTLGNVVAEAKKAGIKVVSYDRLILDADVDAYISFDNEKVGELQAQGVYNAQPKGNYFLLGGAPTDNNAKMLREGQLKVLKPAMDKGDIKIVGQQWVPEWSASTALRIVEDALTANNNKIDAIVASNDGTAGGAIQALAAQHMAGKVPVSGQDADLAAVKRVIAGTQTMTVYKPLKLIAGEAAKLSVALAKGEKPSFNAQYDNGKKKVDTVLLQPTLLTKSNVDVVVKDGFYTQAQLASQ